From one Lycium barbarum isolate Lr01 chromosome 6, ASM1917538v2, whole genome shotgun sequence genomic stretch:
- the LOC132600690 gene encoding abscisic-aldehyde oxidase-like: MLMEEIQKKGSLVFAVNGEKFELPCIDPSTTLLQFLRSDTCFKSPKLGCGEGGCGACVVLVSKYDPKLKKVEDFSVSSCLTLLCSLNACSITTSEGLGNTRDGFHSIHERFAGFHASQCGFCTPGMCMSFFSALVNAEKGNKPNPPPGFSKLTSSEAEMAIAGNLCRCTGYRPIADACKTFAADVDIEDLGFNSFWKKGDSKETKVSKLPPYDPTKNFSTYPEFLKSESATNLDSSRYPWYSPVSIEELQSLLNSNLTENGVSFKLVVGNTGTGYYKETQRYDHYVDLRYIPELSIVKRDQMSIEVGATVTISKLISFLKEESKVDSGSYGKLVSKKLAYHMEKIASPFVRNSASVGGNLVMAQKNGFPSDIATLFLGLSATVSLMTSHGLEKLTWEELLSRPPLDSRTVLLSVSIPFKKDQSSLQNRSKFLFETYRAAPRPHGNALAYVNAAFQSEVSLYHNSVLINNIQLAFGAYGTKHATRAKKVEEYLTGKVLNLHVLHEALKLVKLAVIPEDGTLHPEYRSSLAVSYVFEFLYPFTDVHSAISGGLLAGINDISVEEVSESSNDGCISQGRKQTLLSSAKQVVESSTEYYPVGEPLKKVGAAMQAAGEAVYVDDIPSPPNCLHGAFIYSTKPLAAVKGIQLKSNQLTDGVIDIITFKDIPSGGANVGAMTISEPEPLFAEDLVRCAGDRIAVVVADSQRSADVAARTALIDYDTANMDSPMLTAEQAVEKSSFIQIPPFLHPKEVGDFSKGMAEADHKILSAEIRLGSEYHFYMETQTALAIPDEDNCMVVYASSQNPEKAHHVIASCLGVPEHNIRVITRRVGGGFGGKSVRAMPVSTACALAAYKLRRPVRIYVNRNSDMIMTGGRHPMKVTYSVGFKSSGKITALHLDILINAGITEDMSPVLPLSVINSLKKYDWGALSFDVKLCKTNLTSKTTMRGPGDVQGSYIAEAIIEHVSSLLSMEVDSVRNENLHTFESLNLFYDNIVEAGEYTLPSIMDKLAVSSSFFQRSKVLEQFNQKNTWKKRGISRIPIVFEAMQRASPGKVSILQDGSIVVEVGGIELGQGLWTKVRQMTAYALGLIESSWAEDLVEKVRVIQADTLSVVQGGLTAGSTTSESSCEAIRLCCNVLVERLTPLKKQLQEKNGSVDWPTLIRQAQQQSVSLAANSYYVPEFGSRSYLNFGAAVSEVEIDVLTGETTILQSDIIYDCGQSLNPAVDMGQIEGAFVHGIGFFMHEEYLTNEDGLMVSNSTWTYKIPTIDTIPQNFNVHVLNSGHHKKRVLSSKNSGEPPLLLAASVHCATRAAIKAARKQLKLWDKLDASVSEFYLDVPAILPVVKTQCGLDYVEKFLETLLAQKSN, translated from the exons ATGTTAATGGAGGAAATACAGAAAAAAGGGAGTTTAGTTTTTGCAGTTAATGGAGAAAAATTTGAGTTACCATGTATTGATCCTTCTACAACTTTGCTTCAGTTCTTGCGCTCTGACACTTGTTTCAAGAGTCCTAAGCTTGGTTGTGGTGAAG GTGGTTGTGGGGCTTGTGTTGTTCTAGTCTCAAAGTATGATCCGAAGCTTAAAAAGGTCGAAGATTTTAGCGTGAGTTCGTGCCTCACACTTCTTTGCAGTTTAAATGCTTGTTCGATTACTACAAGTGAAGGCCTTGGGAACACTAGAGATGGTTTCCACTCTATTCATGAAAGATTTGCTGGTTTCCACGCTTCTCAATGTGGCTTTTGCACTCCTGGCATGTGTATGTCGTTTTTCTCAGCTCTTGTCAATGCTGAAAAAGGAAACAAGCCCAATCCTCCACCGGGATTCTCTAAGCTTACTTCATCCGAAGCTGAAATGGCCATAGCAGGGAACCTTTGTCGGTGCACTGGATACCGACCTATTGCTGATGCCTGCAAGACTTTTGCTGCTGATGTCGATATAGAGGATTTGGGGTTCAATTCTTTTTGGAAAAAGGGAGATTCCAAGGAAACGAAAGTAAGTAAACTACCTCCCTATGATCCAACAAAGAATTTTAGTACATATCCCGAGTTCTTGAAGAGCGAATCCGCCACGAATTTAGACTCCTCGAGGTACCCTTGGTACAGTCCTGTTTCCATTGAGGAGCTACAGAGCTTGTTGAACTCCAACTTGACGGAAAATGGTGTAAGCTTTAAACTAGTCGTTGGTAATACCGGCACAGGTTATTATAAGGAAACTCAGAGATATGATCATTACGTTGATCTCAGGTACATTCCTGAACTCTCAATCGTCAAAAGAGATCAGATGAGCATTGAAGTTGGAGCAACTGTGACTATCTCTAAACTCATATCATTCTTGAAAGAGGAAAGTAAAGTCGATTCAGGTTCATATGGAAAGTTGGTGTCCAAAAAACTGGCTTACCACATGGAGAAGATTGCTTCGCCATTTGTTAGAAACTCTGCTAGTGTGGGAGGAAATTTGGTTATGGCGCAGAAGAATGGTTTTCCTTCAGATATCGCTACATTATTTCTTGGGCTTTCTGCTACTGTTAGCTTGATGACCAGTCATGGACTCGAAAAGCTCACATGGGAGGAATTATTATCGAGACCACCACTAGACTCAAGGACCGTGCTTCTAAGTGTTTCTATCCCATTTAAGAAAGATCAAAGCTCTCTCCAAAATCGTTCTAAATTTTTGTTTGAAACCTATCGAGCTGCTCCACGACCTCATGGGAACGCATTGGCATATGTAAATGCTGCTTTCCAGTCCGAAGTTTCTCTCTACCATAACAGTGTCCTGATAAACAATATCCAGTTGGCGTTTGGTGCTTATGGCACAAAACATGCAACAAGGGCGAAAAAGGTAGAGGAATATCTAACCGGGAAAGTATTAAACCTACATGTCTTACATGAAGCACTTAAATTGGTCAAACTAGCAGTGATTCCAGAAGATGGAACTTTACACCCGGAGTACAGATCAAGCTTGGCCGTCAGTTATGTTTTCGAGTTTCTTTATCCCTTCACTGATGTTCATTCTGCTATTTCTGGTGGTTTACTCGCTGGAATTAATGATATCTCGGTTGAGGAAGTTTCTGAAAGTAGTAATGATGGTTGCATTAGTCAGGGGAGAAAACAAACACTACTATCTTCTGCTAAGCAGGTTGTGGAATCAAGTACCGAGTACTATCCAGTAGGTGAACCGTTGAAGAAGGTTGGAGCCGCCATGCAAGCTGCTG GTGAAGCTGTTTATGTAGATGACATTCCTTCACCACCAAACTGCCTGCATGGAGCGTTTATCTACAGTACAAAACCATTAGCAGCTGTAAAGGGAATCCAGCTCAAGTCTAATCAGTTAACGGATGGAGTCATCGATATTATTACTTTTAAAGATATCCCAAGTGGAGGAGCAAATGTAGGAGCTATGACAATTTCCGAACCTGAGCCCTTATTTGCAGAGGATCTCGTCCGATGCGCTGGCGACAGAATTGCAGTTGTG GTTGCTGACAGTCAGAGGTCTGCTGATGTGGCTGCAAGAACGGCCCTCATTGACTATGACACTGCAAATATGGATTCTCCCATGTTAACCGCTGAGCAAGCTGTAGAGAAATCTAGCTTTATCCAAATTCCACCATTTCTACATCCAAAAGAGGTTGGTGATTTCTCAAAAGGAATGGCTGAAGCTGATCACAAGATTCTCTCTGCTGAG ATAAGACTCGGTTCCGAGTACCATTTTTATATGGAAACACAGACCGCCCTTGCAATTCCAGATGAAGACAACTGCATGGTTGTCTATGCTTCAAGCCAGAACCCCGAGAAGGCGCATCATGTGATTGCCAGTTGTCTTGGTGTTCCCGAACACAATATCCGTGTAATTACAAGAAGGGTTGGAGGTGGCTTTGGGGGCAAGTCAGTCAGAGCAATGcct GTCTCCACAGCCTGTGCACTTGCAGCGTACAAGTTAAGACGACCTGTCAGGATATATGTCAACCGGAACAGTGACATGATAATGACAGGAGGACGACACCCCATGAAAGTAACGTACAGTGTAGGATTCAAGTCGAGCGGAAAGATCACAGCGTTACATCTTGATATATTGATAAATGCTGGGATCACGGAAGATATGAGCCCCGTCTTACCATTAAGTGTGATTAACTCACTAAAAAAATATGATTGGGGTGCCTTATCTTTTGATGTAAAACTATGCAAGACAAATCTCACCAGCAAAACGACTATGCGGGGCCCTGGGGACGTGCAAGGATCTTATATTGCTGAAGCTATAATAGAGCATGTGTCGAGTTTACTGTCGATGGAGGTGGACTCTGTCAGAAATGAAAATCTTCATACATTTGAGAGTCTTAACTTATTCTATGATAACATTGTAGAAGCAGGAGAATACACATTGCCTAGTATCATGGATAAGTTGGCTGTGTCGTCAAGCTTTTTCCAACGAAGCAAGGTGTTAGAACAGTTTAACCAGAAAAACACATGGAAGAAAAGGGGTATTTCTCGAATTCCAATTGTGTTTGAAGCTATGCAACGAGCGAGCCCTGGGAAAGTCAGTATTCTGCAAGATGGATCAATTGTTGTAGAGGTCGGTGGGATTGAACTTGGCCAAGGGCTATGGACAAAGGTTAGACAGATGACTGCTTATGCTCTTGGTTTAATTGAAAGTAGTTGGGCCGAAGACCTTGTGGAGAAAGTACGAGTCATACAAGCAGACACCTTAAGTGTAGTGCAAGGCGGGCTTACAGCTGGAAGCACTACATCGGAATCAAGCTGTGAAGCAATTAGACTTTGCTGTAATGTCTTGGTTGAAAGACTGACCCCTCTTAAGAAACAGTTGCAGGAAAAAAATGGTTCTGTTGATTGGCCAACACTGATTCGCCAG GCACAACAGCAATCAGTAAGCTTAGCAGCAAATTCTTATTATGTACCAGAATTCGGTTCCAGGAGTTATTTGAACTTCGGCGCTGCTGTCAGTGAG GTGGAGATAGATGTTCTGACGGGAGAGACTACCATTTTGCAGTcggatattatttatgactgcGGGCAGAGCTTGAATCCCGCTGTTGATATGGGACAG ATTGAAGGGGCTTTCGTACACGGAATCGGATTTTTCATGCACGAAGAATATCTTACAAACGAAGACGGGTTAATGGTCTCAAATAGCACTTGGACGTACAAGATCCCGACTATTGACACCATACCGCAGAATTTCAATGTTCACGTCCTAAACAGTGGACATCACAAAAAACGTGTTCTCTCGTCCAAAA ATTCTGGTGAACCGccgctgcttctggcagcttcggTCCATTGTGCAACAAGAGCAGCCATTAAAGCGGCACGTAAACAGCTCAAACTTTGGGACAAGCTCGATGCGTCTGTTTCAGAATTCTATCTGGACGTCCCTGCCATATTACCTGTTGTGAAGACACAGTGTGGCCTGGATTATGTGGAGAAGTTCTTAGAAACTTTGCTGGCTCAGAAATCTAACTAA
- the LOC132600691 gene encoding abscisic-aldehyde oxidase-like, whose product METRQKKGNLVFAVNGERFELPWVDPSITLLQFLRSETCFKSPKLGCGEGGCGACVVLVSKYDPKLKKVEDFSVSSCLTLLCSLNGHSITTSDGLGNSRDGFHSIHERFAGFHASQCGFCTPGMCMSFFSALVNAEKGNKPDPPPGFSKLTSSEAEKAIAGNLCRCTGYRPIADACKTFAADVDIEDLGFNSFWKKGDSKEMKVSKLPPYDPTKNICTYPEFLKSESATNLDSSRYPWYSPVSIEELQSLLNSNVTENGASFKLVVGNTGTGYYKETHRYDHYIDLRHVPELSIIKRDQTGIEVGATVTISKFISFLKEESKINFGSYGKLVSEKLAYHMEKIAGPFVRNSASVGGNLVMAQKNGFPSDIATLFLGLCATVSLMTSHGLEKLTWEELLSRPPLDSRTVLLSVCIPFKRDQSSPHTHSKFLFETYRAAPRPHGNALAYVNAAFQADVSLCKNGVLINNIQLAFGAYGTKHATRAKKVEECLAGKMLSVHVLYEALKSVKLAVVPEDGTSHPEYRSSLAVSYVFEFLYPLTDVPSAISVGLLDGINDISVEEVSESSKGRKQTLLSSSKQVVESSTEYYPVGEPMKKVGAAMQAAGEAVYVDDIPSPPNCLHGAFIYSTKPLASIKGIQLESNRLTDGVTDVITFKDIPSGGANVGSITPFGPNPLFADDLARCAGDRIAVVVADSQRSADVAARTALVEYDTANIGSPILTVEEAVEKSSFIQIPPSVYPKQVGDFSKGMAEAVHKILSAEIRLGSGYHFYMETQTALAIPDEDKCMVVYTSSQSPENAHRAIANCLGVPEHNIRVITRRVGGGFGGKQGGAMPISTACALAAYKLGRPVRIYVNRNTDMIVTGGRHPMKVTYSVGFKSSGKITALHLDILINAGITKDLSPIIPSYVIKSLKKYNWGALSFDVKLCKTNVTSKTIMRAPGDVQASYIAEVIIEHVSTLLSMEVDSVRNENLHTFESLNLFYDNIVADVGEYTLPSIMDKLAVSSSFFQRSKMLEQFNQKNTWKKRGISRVPILFEVTQSPTPGKVSILQDGSIVVEVGGIEIGQGLWTKVRQMTAYALGLIESSWAKDLVEKVRVIQADTLSVVQGGLTGASTTSESSCEAVRLCCNVLVERLTPLKKELQEQNGSVDWPTLIRQAQKQAVNLAANSYYVPESSSLRYLNFGAAVSEVEIDVLTGQTTILQSDIIYDCGQSLNPAVDMGQIEGAFIQGIGFFMNEEYLTNEDGLMVSNSTFTYKIPTIDTIPQNFNAHILNSGHHKNRVLSSKASGEPPLLLAASVHCATRAAVKAARDQLKLWGKLDWSVSEFYLDVPAILPVVKTQCGLDYVEKYLENLLAQKSN is encoded by the exons GTGGTTGTGGGGCTTGTGTTGTTCTGGTTTCAAAGTATGATCCCAAGCTTAAAAAGGTCGAAGATTTTAGCGTGAGTTCGTGCCTTACACTTCTTTGCAGTTTAAATGGTCATTCAATTACTACAAGTGATGGCCTTGGGAACAGCAGAGATGGTTTCCACTCTATTCATGAACGGTTCGCTGGTTTCCATGCTTCTCAATGCGGCTTTTGCACTCCTGGCATGTGTATGTCGTTTTTCTCGGCTCTTGTCAACGCTGAAAAAGGAAACAAGCCCGATCCTCCACCGGGATTCTCTAAGCTTACTTCATCCGAAGCTGAAAAGGCCATAGCGGGTAACCTTTGTCGGTGCACTGGATACCGGCCAATTGCTGATGCCTGCAAGACTTTTGCTGCTGATGTCGATATAGAGGATTTGGGGTTCAATTCTTTTTGGAAAAAGGGAGATTCCAAGGAAATGAAAGTAAGTAAATTACCTCCCTATGATCCAACCAAGAATATTTGTACATATCCTGAGTTCTTGAAAAGTGAATCTGCCACGAATTTGGACTCCTCAAGGTACCCTTGGTACAGTCCAGTTTCCATTGAGGAGCTACAGAGCTTGTTGAACTCCAATGTGACGGAAAATGGTGCAAGCTTTAAACTGGTCGTTGGTAATACCGGCACAGGTTATTATAAGGAAACTCACCGATATGATCATTACATTGATCTCAGGCACGTTCCTGAACTCTCAATCATCAAAAGGGATCAGACAGGCATTGAAGTCGGAGCCACTGTGACTAtctctaaattcatttcattcttgAAAGAGGAAAGCAAAATCAATTTCGGTTCATATGGAAAGTTGGTGTCCGAAAAACTGGCTTACCACATGGAGAAGATTGCTGGGCCTTTTGTTAGAAACTCTGCTAGTGTGGGAGGAAATTTGGTTATGGCACAGAAGAACGGTTTTCCTTCAGATATCGCTACATTGTTTCTCGGGCTTTGTGCTACTGTTAGCTTGATGACCAGTCATGGACTTGAAAAGCTCACATGGGAGGAATTATTATCGAGACCACCGCTAGACTCAAGGACCGTGCTTCTAAGTGTTTGCATCCCATTTAAGAGAGATCAAAGTTCTCCCCATACTCATTCTAAGTTTTTGTTTGAAACCTATCGAGCTGCTCCACGACCTCATGGGAATGCATTGGCATACGTAAATGCTGCGTTCCAGGCTGATGTTTCTCTCTGCAAGAATGGAGTCCTGATAAATAATATCCAGTTGGCGTTTGGTGCTTATGGAACAAAACATGCAACTAGAGCTAAAAAGGTAGAAGAATGTCTAGCCGGGAAAATGTTAAGCGTACATGTTTTGTATGAAGCACTTAAATCAGTCAAACTAGCGGTGGTACCGGAAGATGGCACTTCACACCCTGAGTACAGATCAAGCTTGGCCGTCAGTTATGTTTTTGAGTTTCTTTATCCCTTGACTGATGTTCCTTCTGCTATATCTGTTGGTTTACTGGATGGAATAAATGACATCTCGGTTGAGGAAGTTTCAGAAAGTAGTAAGGGGAGAAAACAAACACTGCTATCTTCTTCTAAGCAGGTCGTGGAATCAAGTACCGAGTACTATCCAGTAGGTGAACCGATGAAGAAGGTTGGAGCTGCCATGCAAGCTGCTG GTGAAGCTGTTTATGTAGATGACATTCCTTCACCACCAAACTGCCTGCATGGAGCATTTATCTACAGTACGAAACCATTAGCAAGCATAAAGGGAATCCAGCTAGAGTCTAATCGATTAACAGATGGAGTCACCGACGTTATTACTTTTAAAGATATCCCAAGTGGAGGGGCAAATGTAGGATCTATTACACCGTTTGGTCCCAATCCCTTATTTGCAGATGATCTCGCCCGATGCGCTGGCGACAGAATTGCAGTTGTG GTTGCCGACAGTCAGAGGTCTGCTGATGTGGCTGCAAGAACAGCCCTCGTTGAATATGACACTGCAAATATAGGTTCTCCCATTTTAACCGTTGAGGAAGCTGTTGAGAAATCTAGCTTTATCCAAATCCCGCCATCTGTATATCCAAAACAGGTTGGTGATTTCTCAAAAGGAATGGCTGAAGCTGTTCACAAAATTCTCTCTGCTGAG ATAAGGCTGGGTTCCGGGTACCATTTTTATATGGAGACACAGACAGCCCTTGCAATTCCCGATGAAGACAAGTGCATGGTTGTTTATACTTCAAGCCAGAGCCCTGAGAATGCGCATCGCGCAATTGCCAATTGTCTTGGTGTTCCCGAACACAATATCCGTGTAATTACAAGAAGGGTTGGAGGTGGCTTTGGGGGCAAGCAAGGCGGAGCAATGCCT ATTTCCACAGCCTGTGCACTAGCAGCATACAAGTTAGGACGACCTGTCAGGATATATGTCAATCGGAACACTGACATGATAGTGACAGGAGGACGACACCCGATGAAAGTAACGTACAGTGTAGGATTCAAGTCGAGCGGAAAAATCACAGCATTACATCTTGATATACTGATAAATGCTGGTATCACGAAAGACTTGAGCCCCATCATACCATCATATGTGATTAAAtcactaaaaaaatataattggGGTGCCTTATCTTTTGATGTAAAACTATGCAAGACGAATGTCACAAGCAAAACGATCATGCGAGCCCCTGGGGATGTACAAGCATCTTATATTGCCGAAGTTATAATAGAACATGTGTCGACTTTACTGTCTATGGAGGTGGACTCTGTCAGAAATGAAAATCTTCATACATTTGAAAGCCTTAACTTATTCTATGATAACATTGTAGCAGACGTAGGAGAATATACGTTACCCAGTATCATGGATAAGTTGGCCGTGTCGTCGAGCTTTTTCCAACGAAGCAAGATGTTAGAACAGTTTAACCAGAAAAACACATGGAAGAAAAGGGGTATTTCTCGAGTGCCAATTTTGTTTGAAGTTACGCAATCACCGACCCCCGGAAAAGTCAGTATTCTGCAAGACGGATCGATTGTCGTAGAGGTTGGAgggattgaaattggccaagggCTATGGACAAAGGTCAGACAGATGACTGCCTATGCTCTGGGTTTAATTGAAAGTAGCTGGGCCAAAGACCTTGTGGAGAAAGTACGAGTCATACAAGCAGACACCTTAAGCGTAGTGCAAGGAGGGCTTACAGGTGCAAGCACTACTTCGGAATCAAGCTGTGAAGCTGTTAGACTTTGCTGTAATGTCTTGGTTGAAAGACTGACCCCTCTGAAGAAAGAGTTGCAGGAACAAAATGGTTCTGTTGATTGGCCAACACTGATTCGCCAG GCACAAAAGCAAGCAGTAAATTTAGCAGCAAATTCTTATTATGTACCAGAATCCAGTTCCTTGAGATATTTGAACTTCGGTGCTGCTGTCAGTGAG GTGGAGATAGATGTTCTGACCGGACAGACTACCATTTTGCAGTcggatattatttatgactgtGGGCAGAGCTTGAATCCCGCTGTTGATATGGGACAG ATTGAAGGGGCTTTCATACAAGGAATTGGATTTTTCATGAACGAAGAATATCTTACAAATGAAGATGGGTTAATGGTCTCAAATAGCACTTTTACGTACAAGATCCCGACTATTGACACCATACCCCAGAATTTCAATGCTCATATCCTAAACAGTGGACATCACAAAAACCGTGTTCTCTCGTCAAAAG CATCTGGTGAACCACcactgcttctggcagcttcggTCCATTGTGCAACCCGAGCAGCTGTTAAAGCAGCACGTGACCAGCTTAAACTTTGGGGCAAGCTCGACTGGTCTGTTTCGGAATTCTATCTAGACGTACCCGCCATATTACCTGTTGTGAAGACACAGTGTGGCCTTGATTATGTGGAGAAATACTTGGAAAATTTGTTGGCTCAGAAATCTAATTAA